The following are from one region of the Salvia hispanica cultivar TCC Black 2014 chromosome 1, UniMelb_Shisp_WGS_1.0, whole genome shotgun sequence genome:
- the LOC125201245 gene encoding G-type lectin S-receptor-like serine/threonine-protein kinase At1g11330 — protein sequence MFLGIKQLCDTYLDGVNHVKNDGAGNFGFSPPQNNKHITATVNSSGSLIRKTWNGVDKKWYILRAYPENECDVYGKCGPFGSCNVLQSPICSCLRGFEPTNEEEWGRGNWTNGCRRRNQLQCGDDGFERLRYMKVPDFAQPLPSGVQDECQTRCLANCSCIAYAYDINIGCMFWSNILIDTQEFGHVGVDLYLRLSASEFDSHKETKMYIIIGVVVGFVCISILMFIAWWFIVKRKGSKAQDSSILEAGQTFTTDSTAIILKELNIGYSPKFTFEMLANATNQFHVDNLLGRGGFGPVYKGVLANEKEIVVKRLSAESGQGMQEFMNEVIVISKLQHRNLVKQLGGCVEKEEKILIYEYMPNKSLDACLFGPINPTKKLLDWNMRYNIIEGIARGILYLHRDSRLRIIHRDLKPSNVLLDQDWNPKISDFGMARIFGGNEDHGSTARVVGTYGYMAPEYGMEGRFSEKSDVFSFGVLILEIIKGKKNTHYFNDELSLSLIGCAWKIWNESNGLSFVEESIASRETEEDMVRCIQIGLLCVQESPNDRPQIQTVLSMLSGEIVKLPVPKQPVFAENGSNSGPNGSIQQYVFSNNELTLSVLDGR from the exons ATGTTTCTCGGGATAAAGCAACTGTGCGACACCTACTTAGATGGGGTCAATCACGTGAAGAATGACGGTGCTGGTAATTTCGGCTTTTCCCCACCGCAAAATAATAAGCATATAACTGCCACCGTGAATTCTTCTGGAAGTTTGATTCGGAAGACGTGGAATGGCGTGGACAAGAAATGGTACATTTTGAGGGCGTATCCTGAAAACGAGTGTGATGTTTACGGAAAGTGTGGGCCATTTGGTAGCTGCAATGTCTTGCAATCGCCTATTTGTAGTTGTTTGAGAGGGTTTGAGCCTACAAATGAGGAAGAATGGGGGAGAGGGAATTGGACTAATGGTTGCAGGAGGAGGAATCAGTTGCAATGTGGAGACGATGGATTTGAGAGATTGCGGTATATGAAGGTTCCGGACTTTGCTCAACCCTTGCCTTCTGGGGTTCAGGACGAGTGTCAGACCAGATGTCTGGCGAACTGTTCCTGCATAGCTTATGCTTATGATATCAACATTGGTTGTATGTTTTGGAGCAATATCTTGATTGACACCCAGGAGTTTGGTCATGTTGGTGTTGATCTCTACCTTCGTCTCTCTGCTTCTGAATTTG ATAGCCACAAGGAGACAAAAATGTACATCATAATTGGAGTTGTTGTGGGTTTTGTTTGCATATCTATTCTGATGTTTATTGCTTGGTGGTTTATAGTGAAGAGGAAAG GGAGCAAAGCGCAAGATTCAAGTATTTTGGAAGCAGGGCAGACGTTCACGACGGATTCAACTGCAATCATAttaaaggaacttaatattgGCTATTCGCCAAAGTTCACTTTCGAGATGCTTGCTAATGCAACAAACCAGTTCCATGTGGATAATCTTCTCGGGAGGGGAGGTTTCGGTCCTGTTTACAAG GGAGTTCTGGCAAACGAGAAAGAAATTGTTGTTAAAAGACTATCAGCGGAATCTGGACAAGGGATGCAAGAATTCATGAATGAAGTGATTGTCATTTCCAAACTCCAACACAGGAATCTTGTCAAACAGTTAGGAGGTTGTgttgagaaagaagagaagattcTGATATATGAATACATGCCAAACAAAAGCTTAGATGCTTGTCTCTTCG GTCCTATAAATCCAACAAAGAAGTTGTTAGATTGGAATATGCGTTATAACATTATCGAGGGCATTGCGCGAGGCATTTTGTACCTTCACAGAGACTCAAGACTAAGGATCATTCACAGAGACCTTAAGCCAAGTAATGTTCTGCTAGACCAAGATTGGAATCCAAAAATCTCGGATTTTGGGATGGCAAGAATATTTGGAGGCAATGAAGACCATGGAAGTACTGCAAGAGTCGTGGGAACATA TGGATATATGGCGCCGGAATACGGAATGGAAGGCAGATTTTCTGAAAAATCTGATGTATTCAGCTTCGGAGTGCTGATTCTGGAgattataaaaggaaaaaagaacaCACACTATTTCAATGATGAATTGTCCTTGAGCCTTATTGGATGT GCATGGAAAATATGGAATGAGAGTAACGGCTTGAGTTTCGTGGAGGAAAGCATTGCAAGTAGGGAGACGGAGGAAGATATGGTTCGATGTATTCAGATAGGGCTGCTGTGCGTCCAAGAATCGCCAAACGATAGACCTCAGATCCAAACAGTTCTATCGATGTTGAGTGGAGAAATTGTGAAGCTGCCAGTGCCCAAACAGCCAGTGTTTGCAGAAAATGGTTCGAACTCGGGCCCCAATGGATCAATACAACAATATGTCTTCTCCAATAACGAGCTCACTCTTAGTGTGCTTGATGGAAGATGA